One genomic segment of Musa acuminata AAA Group cultivar baxijiao chromosome BXJ3-3, Cavendish_Baxijiao_AAA, whole genome shotgun sequence includes these proteins:
- the LOC135633230 gene encoding protein RICE SALT SENSITIVE 3-like isoform X1, translating to MEEQLNPLAVTHLLQHTLRSLCNHKSSQWIYAVFWRILPRNYPPPKWDLHGGVYDRSRGNRRNWILAWEDGFCNFAASSCEQAMTEEECQLKGLQPELFFKMSHEIYNYGEGLIGKVAADHSHKWVFKEPQDHKMVLLSTWNNPADSQPRTWEAQFQSGIETIALVAVREGVVQLGSVNKVMEDLSLVILLRKKFDYLESIPGVLLPHPSSSACPMRIEACTLPQNWPAFPPVEFYDHFTPQMRVVTPSMSSLDALLSKLPPVGLPPPTPAVSSPGYFEMPVLVQPQKPSSGVMEMERVAKEEMEEEYGQESGVLEMGGECSSSMSYYVNVAKADEGF from the exons ATGGAGGAACAACTCAATCCTTTAGCAGTCACCCACCTCCTGCAACACACCCTGAGAAGCTTGTGCAACCACAAGAGCTCCCAGTGGATCTATGCTGTGTTCTGGAGGATCTTGCCAAGGAACTACCCACCACCCAA GTGGGATCTTCATGGAGGGGTCTATGACAGAAGTAGAGGAAACAGGAGGAACTG gataCTTGCATGGGAGGATGGGTTCTGCAACTTTGCTGCCTCCAGCTGTGAGCAAGCCATGACGGAAGAAGAGTGCCAGCTGAAAGGTCTCCAACCTGAGCTCTTCTTCAAGATGTCCCATGAGATCTACAACTACGGGGAAGG CTTGATCGGAAAAGTTGCAGCAGATCACAGCCATAAATGGGTGTTTAAGGAACCCCAAGATCATAAGATGGTTTTGCTGTCGACATGGAACAACCCTGCTGATTCC CAACCGAGGACTTGGGAGGCTCAGTTCCAATCTGGCATCGAG ACCATTGCTCTGGTTGCTGTCAGGGAAGGCGTTGTACAGTTGGGTTCCGTCAacaag GTGATGGAGGACTTGAGCTTGGTCATTCTACTACGCAAGAAGTTCGACTACCTAGAAAGTATACCCGGCGTCCTCCTACCGCACCCGTCGTCGTCGGCGTGCCCGATGAGGATCGAAGCCTGCACACTCCCTCAGAACTGGCCCGCCTTCCCGCCGGTGGAGTTCTACGACCATTTCACCCCGCAGATGAGGGTCGTCACGCCGTCGATGAGCAGCCTCGACGCCCTCCTCTCGAAGCTGCCCCCGGTCGGCCTGCCGCCGCCGACGCCAGCGGTGTCCTCACCAGGCTACTTCGAGATGCCGGTGCTCGTGCAGCCGCAGAAGCCCTCCTCGGGAGTGATGGAGATGGAGAGGGTGGCGAAGGAGGAGATGGAAGAGGAGTATGGGCAAGAGAGTGGCGTGCTGGAGATGGGTGGTGAGTGCAGCAGCTCCATGTCTTACTATGTCAATGTTGCCAAAGCAGATGAAGGGTTTTGA
- the LOC135633230 gene encoding uncharacterized protein LOC135633230 isoform X2: protein MEEQLNPLAVTHLLQHTLRSLCNHKSSQWIYAVFWRILPRNYPPPKWDLHGGVYDRSRGNRRNWILAWEDGFCNFAASSCEQAMTEEECQLKGLQPELFFKMSHEIYNYGEGLIGKVAADHSHKWVFKEPQDHKMVLLSTWNNPADSVTTEDLGGSVPIWHRDHCSGCCQGRRCTVGFRQQGDGGLELGHSTTQEVRLPRKYTRRPPTAPVVVGVPDEDRSLHTPSELARLPAGGVLRPFHPADEGRHAVDEQPRRPPLEAAPGRPAAADASGVLTRLLRDAGARAAAEALLGSDGDGEGGEGGDGRGVWAREWRAGDGW, encoded by the exons ATGGAGGAACAACTCAATCCTTTAGCAGTCACCCACCTCCTGCAACACACCCTGAGAAGCTTGTGCAACCACAAGAGCTCCCAGTGGATCTATGCTGTGTTCTGGAGGATCTTGCCAAGGAACTACCCACCACCCAA GTGGGATCTTCATGGAGGGGTCTATGACAGAAGTAGAGGAAACAGGAGGAACTG gataCTTGCATGGGAGGATGGGTTCTGCAACTTTGCTGCCTCCAGCTGTGAGCAAGCCATGACGGAAGAAGAGTGCCAGCTGAAAGGTCTCCAACCTGAGCTCTTCTTCAAGATGTCCCATGAGATCTACAACTACGGGGAAGG CTTGATCGGAAAAGTTGCAGCAGATCACAGCCATAAATGGGTGTTTAAGGAACCCCAAGATCATAAGATGGTTTTGCTGTCGACATGGAACAACCCTGCTGATTCCGTAA CAACCGAGGACTTGGGAGGCTCAGTTCCAATCTGGCATCGAG ACCATTGCTCTGGTTGCTGTCAGGGAAGGCGTTGTACAGTTGGGTTCCGTCAacaag GTGATGGAGGACTTGAGCTTGGTCATTCTACTACGCAAGAAGTTCGACTACCTAGAAAGTATACCCGGCGTCCTCCTACCGCACCCGTCGTCGTCGGCGTGCCCGATGAGGATCGAAGCCTGCACACTCCCTCAGAACTGGCCCGCCTTCCCGCCGGTGGAGTTCTACGACCATTTCACCCCGCAGATGAGGGTCGTCACGCCGTCGATGAGCAGCCTCGACGCCCTCCTCTCGAAGCTGCCCCCGGTCGGCCTGCCGCCGCCGACGCCAGCGGTGTCCTCACCAGGCTACTTCGAGATGCCGGTGCTCGTGCAGCCGCAGAAGCCCTCCTCGGGAGTGATGGAGATGGAGAGGGTGGCGAAGGAGGAGATGGAAGAGGAGTATGGGCAAGAGAGTGGCGTGCTGGAGATGGGTGGTGA